In Drosophila pseudoobscura strain MV-25-SWS-2005 chromosome 4, UCI_Dpse_MV25, whole genome shotgun sequence, the following proteins share a genomic window:
- the LOC6902872 gene encoding UPF0518 protein GA25918 isoform X4, which produces MSWLRSSPLRQSGNGGGGGVSTGHSSTGSLRQRPIDAATDCDPRACYDSFCKHWQQAYDIIQHYAPPTHDDVLGVVSHLDYMVTLLLVELHHCNKVSLPSTDASAAPAAPCLEYLLSENLLDKLYEWACTTGRYANAVRLEQLKLYELLVSHSRHQLLCHEPFLRPLLKILASSQGEIFPPDLEKRLVILLNQLCVVLMQNVHLLDLFFFSAQTQVQEQIQNGNVPPPKSGTTTNFIIFSLLIPYVHREGSLGHQARDALLLCMALSQKNSNIGTYIAQYSSICPLLVTGLGGLYSRLPNSIEISSIDWHRITPDDVTEIPELTLFMNALEFCNAVVQVAHEMIKQQLLDFMYQGFIVPVLGPAVLQTNIDSQISAMSYLDLILRSITEPGLLRAFVKFLLDTEKFDGERILDSLVERLNSPDANLCMVTMALFDTLLGLHCEDLMLELLLKFMLPGKHVPISHRHKINKIDPYLNSSDFFLELSPDVLKRARDLARPKSVHEQQPPSAATGEQPIQALAWPSLPSPVMSKTIGANWNYYGLHTGDSLYANLQAYLFEAHWRIAQCQRDCLKWANSYRYQKWPRHGQARVHAHALELARQFFSEFGGGPPAIASESAGEKQLDSLQSIGESSGYESFKWRPADEESDATDLTVTTTTASEADLEHNSSSVSSGMGGGGGAAAGRRGEVWRISHTNRNELLLTDLDFSEDLFAQGTVSLGPFLNAIWGKLQTFTSNSLYVNLHLTGLITRLAWYPLPLIHSLLLRSDIAITSDTPSFHQVLRILKQQIDAELPVTEDSLEIIDVARSSLIDREFRLVNARKGNENSPLHHHQQPQTTLSQQQQQQQGQQRSAYATLSAATPVQATQTSAYDPFKRSDNKRKSISKSISSMFSRRSTPNPPSSAGAASTLVGNNNNNSGSGGQSQPFSSTGTGTCETSLSTNPQSGAAAARSTGTATTANGNSSNSNISIGGSTQTLSGHSNTTTYSSSTLHGLDGGPQTGSFNSEPASLDSVASMGIIASTSGTERTRDVALCAVLLDEWLKELAAIAQEQSVVLVTDQLL; this is translated from the exons ATGAGCTGGCTGCGGTCTAGTCCGCTGCGTCAGAGCGGCAacgggggcggtggcggggtCTCAACAGGACACTCTTCCACGGGCAGCCTCCGCCAGAGACCCATTGATGCAGCCACCGACTGCGATCCGCGCGCCTGCTACGACAGTTTCTGCAAGCATTGGCAGCAGGCCTACGACATCATCCAGCACTATGCCCCGCCCACCCATGACGATGTATTGGGGGTGGTCTCGCATCTCGACTATATGGtcacgctgctgctggtggagctgCATCATTGCAACAAAGTGTCTTTACCCTCGACGGATGCAAGTGCTGCGCCGGCAGCTCCCTGCCTGGAGTACCTGCTCAGTGAGAATCTGTTGGATAAGCTGTACGAATGGGCCTGTACAACGGGCCGCTATGCAAATGCGGTGAGGCTGGAGCAGCTGAAGCTGTACGAGCTGCTCGTTAGCCACTCACGGCATCAACTGCTCTGCCATGAGCCCTTCCTGAGACCACTGCTCAAGATACTGGCCTCCAGTCAGGGTGAGATCTTCCCGCCCGATCTGGAGAAGCGACTGGTCATCTTGTTGAACCAGCTGTGCGTCGTACTCATGCAGAATGTCCATCTGCTGGATCTGTTCTTCTTTTCCGCACAGACGCAAGTCCAGGAACAGATACAAAATGGCAACGTGCCGCCCCCCAAAAGTGGAACTACCACCAA tttcataattttttcgcTGCTCATCCCGTATGTGCATCGGGAGGGAAGTCTCGGCCATCAGGCACGCGATGCTCTGCTCCTTTGCATGGCCCTCTCGCAGAAGAACTCCAACATTGGCACCTACATAGCACAATACTCATCCATCTGTCCGCTGCTGGTGACCGGACTGGGTGGACTCTACTCGCGGCTGCCCAACAGTATTGAGATCAGTTCAATCGACTGGCATCGTATCACGCCGGATGATGTGACGGAGATACCAGAGCTCACATTGTTCATGAATGCCCTTGAGTTTTGCAATGCTGTGGTGCAGGTGGCCCACGAGATGATCAAGCAACAGCTGCTGGACTTTATGTACCAGGGATTCATTGTGCCCGTGCTGGGGCCAGCCGTTCTACAG ACGAACATCGACTCACAAATCTCGGCCATGTCGTATCTGGATCTAATACTGCGCTCCATTACGGAGCCCGGTCTGCTGCGAGCCTTTGTCAAATTTCTCCTGGACACGGAGAAGTTCGATGGCGAACGGATACTGGACTCGTTGGTCGAGCGTCTCAACTCCCCAGATGCCAATCTCTGTATGGTGACGATGGCCCTGTTCGACACCCTGCTGGGCCTCCACTGCGAGGATCTGATGCTGGAACTGTTGCTCAAATTCATGCTGCCGGGGAAGCATGTGCCCATCTCGCACCGTCACAAGATCAACAAGATCGATCCGTATCTGAACAGCAGCGATTTTTTTCTGGAACTCTCACCGGATGTCCTGAAGCGTGCTCGTGACCTGGCCAGGCCGAAGAGCGTCcacgagcagcagccaccgtCTGCAGCAACTGGAGAGCAGCCAATTCAGGCACTTGCATGGCCCAGCCTGCCCTCGCCAGTCATGAGCAAGACAATTGGAGCCAACTGGAACTACTATGGCCTCCACACCGGCGACAGTTTGTATGCCAATCTGCAGGCATATCTGTTCGAGGCTCACTGGCGGATAGCCCAGTGCCAGCGGGATTGCCTCAAGTGGGCGAACAGCTATCGCTATCAGAAATGGCCCCGCCACGGACAAGCACGTGTCCATGCGCACGCCTTGGAGCTGGCCAGACAGTTCTTCAGCGAGTTTGGAGGTGGCCCACCCGCCATAGCCAGTGAATCGGCGGGAGAGAAACAGCTAGATAGTCTGCAGTCGATTGGCGAGTCCAGTGGCTATGAATCATTCAAGTGGCGGCCTGCCGACGAAGAGAGCGATGCCACTGACCTCACtgtgacaacaacaacggccaGTGAGGCGGATCTCGAGCACAAtagcagcagcgtcagcagTGGAAtgggtggtggaggaggagcggcGGCAGGCAGACGAGGGGAAGTTTGGCGCATCTCGCACACCAATCGCAACGAGCTGCTGCTTACAGATTTGGATTTCTCAGAGGATTTGTTTGCGCAGGGCACCGTAAGCTTAG GTCCCTTTCTCAATGCCATCTGGGGAAAACTGCAAACCTTTACGAGCAACTCTTTGTATGTGAATTTACACCTGACTGGGCTGATCACTCGCCTGGCCTGGTATCCACTTCCGCTGATCCACTCGCTGCTGCTACGCTCTGACATAGCCATCACCTCGGACACGCCCTCCTTCCATCAGGTGTTGCGCATTTTAAAGCAACAAATCGATGCCGAACTGCCAGTGACCGAGGATTCTTTGGAGATAATCGATGTGGCACGCTCGTCGCTGATTGATCGCGAATTTCGTCTGGTGAATGCCCGCAAGGGTAACGAGAACTCTCCcctgcatcatcatcagcagccgCAAACGACGctctcccagcagcagcagcagcagcaaggacaGCAGCGTTCCGCCTATGCGACCCTGTCGGCTGCCACGCCTGTGCAGGCCACACAAACCAGCGCCTACGATCCGTTCAAGCGGAGTGATAACAAACGGAAGAGCATCAGCAAATCGATCAGCAGCATGTTTAGCAGAAGATCCACACCTAATCCCCCCTCCTCTGCCG GAGCTGCCTCAACGCTGGTggggaacaacaacaacaactctgGTTCTGGTGGGCAATCGCAGCCATTCTctagcactggcactggcacctgTGAGACCAGCCTGAGCACCAACCCGCAgtcgggagcagcagcagcacgatcAACAGGCACAGCGACGACAGCTAAtggaaacagcagcaacagcaacatcagcatTGGGGGATCAACGCAAACTCTCTCCGGCCACTCGAACACCACAACGTACTCGTCGAGCACATTGCACGGACTCGATGGTGGCCCACAGACAGGCAGCTTCAACTCAGAGCCAGCTTCTCTTGATTCGGTAGCCTCCATGGGTATTATCGCCAGCACTAGCGGCACGGAGCGCACCAGAGACGTGGCTCTGTGCGCTGTCCTCCTGGATGAGTGGCTCAAAGAGCTGGCGGCTATTGCGCAGGAGCAGAGCGTTGTGCTGGTCACCGATCAACTGCTTTGA
- the LOC6902872 gene encoding UPF0518 protein GA25918 isoform X1, producing MSWLRSSPLRQSGNGGGGGVSTGHSSTGSLRQRPIDAATDCDPRACYDSFCKHWQQAYDIIQHYAPPTHDDVLGVVSHLDYMVTLLLVELHHCNKVSLPSTDASAAPAAPCLEYLLSENLLDKLYEWACTTGRYANAVRLEQLKLYELLVSHSRHQLLCHEPFLRPLLKILASSQGEIFPPDLEKRLVILLNQLCVVLMQNVHLLDLFFFSAQTQVQEQIQNGNVPPPKSGTTTNFIIFSLLIPYVHREGSLGHQARDALLLCMALSQKNSNIGTYIAQYSSICPLLVTGLGGLYSRLPNSIEISSIDWHRITPDDVTEIPELTLFMNALEFCNAVVQVAHEMIKQQLLDFMYQGFIVPVLGPAVLQTLKGKHFQTNIDSQISAMSYLDLILRSITEPGLLRAFVKFLLDTEKFDGERILDSLVERLNSPDANLCMVTMALFDTLLGLHCEDLMLELLLKFMLPGKHVPISHRHKINKIDPYLNSSDFFLELSPDVLKRARDLARPKSVHEQQPPSAATGEQPIQALAWPSLPSPVMSKTIGANWNYYGLHTGDSLYANLQAYLFEAHWRIAQCQRDCLKWANSYRYQKWPRHGQARVHAHALELARQFFSEFGGGPPAIASESAGEKQLDSLQSIGESSGYESFKWRPADEESDATDLTVTTTTASEADLEHNSSSVSSGMGGGGGAAAGRRGEVWRISHTNRNELLLTDLDFSEDLFAQGTVSLGPFLNAIWGKLQTFTSNSLYVNLHLTGLITRLAWYPLPLIHSLLLRSDIAITSDTPSFHQVLRILKQQIDAELPVTEDSLEIIDVARSSLIDREFRLVNARKGNENSPLHHHQQPQTTLSQQQQQQQGQQRSAYATLSAATPVQATQTSAYDPFKRSDNKRKSISKSISSMFSRRSTPNPPSSAASSGLSQIYAFFTGAASTLVGNNNNNSGSGGQSQPFSSTGTGTCETSLSTNPQSGAAAARSTGTATTANGNSSNSNISIGGSTQTLSGHSNTTTYSSSTLHGLDGGPQTGSFNSEPASLDSVASMGIIASTSGTERTRDVALCAVLLDEWLKELAAIAQEQSVVLVTDQLL from the exons ATGAGCTGGCTGCGGTCTAGTCCGCTGCGTCAGAGCGGCAacgggggcggtggcggggtCTCAACAGGACACTCTTCCACGGGCAGCCTCCGCCAGAGACCCATTGATGCAGCCACCGACTGCGATCCGCGCGCCTGCTACGACAGTTTCTGCAAGCATTGGCAGCAGGCCTACGACATCATCCAGCACTATGCCCCGCCCACCCATGACGATGTATTGGGGGTGGTCTCGCATCTCGACTATATGGtcacgctgctgctggtggagctgCATCATTGCAACAAAGTGTCTTTACCCTCGACGGATGCAAGTGCTGCGCCGGCAGCTCCCTGCCTGGAGTACCTGCTCAGTGAGAATCTGTTGGATAAGCTGTACGAATGGGCCTGTACAACGGGCCGCTATGCAAATGCGGTGAGGCTGGAGCAGCTGAAGCTGTACGAGCTGCTCGTTAGCCACTCACGGCATCAACTGCTCTGCCATGAGCCCTTCCTGAGACCACTGCTCAAGATACTGGCCTCCAGTCAGGGTGAGATCTTCCCGCCCGATCTGGAGAAGCGACTGGTCATCTTGTTGAACCAGCTGTGCGTCGTACTCATGCAGAATGTCCATCTGCTGGATCTGTTCTTCTTTTCCGCACAGACGCAAGTCCAGGAACAGATACAAAATGGCAACGTGCCGCCCCCCAAAAGTGGAACTACCACCAA tttcataattttttcgcTGCTCATCCCGTATGTGCATCGGGAGGGAAGTCTCGGCCATCAGGCACGCGATGCTCTGCTCCTTTGCATGGCCCTCTCGCAGAAGAACTCCAACATTGGCACCTACATAGCACAATACTCATCCATCTGTCCGCTGCTGGTGACCGGACTGGGTGGACTCTACTCGCGGCTGCCCAACAGTATTGAGATCAGTTCAATCGACTGGCATCGTATCACGCCGGATGATGTGACGGAGATACCAGAGCTCACATTGTTCATGAATGCCCTTGAGTTTTGCAATGCTGTGGTGCAGGTGGCCCACGAGATGATCAAGCAACAGCTGCTGGACTTTATGTACCAGGGATTCATTGTGCCCGTGCTGGGGCCAGCCGTTCTACAG ACACTGAAGGGCAAACATTTTCAGACGAACATCGACTCACAAATCTCGGCCATGTCGTATCTGGATCTAATACTGCGCTCCATTACGGAGCCCGGTCTGCTGCGAGCCTTTGTCAAATTTCTCCTGGACACGGAGAAGTTCGATGGCGAACGGATACTGGACTCGTTGGTCGAGCGTCTCAACTCCCCAGATGCCAATCTCTGTATGGTGACGATGGCCCTGTTCGACACCCTGCTGGGCCTCCACTGCGAGGATCTGATGCTGGAACTGTTGCTCAAATTCATGCTGCCGGGGAAGCATGTGCCCATCTCGCACCGTCACAAGATCAACAAGATCGATCCGTATCTGAACAGCAGCGATTTTTTTCTGGAACTCTCACCGGATGTCCTGAAGCGTGCTCGTGACCTGGCCAGGCCGAAGAGCGTCcacgagcagcagccaccgtCTGCAGCAACTGGAGAGCAGCCAATTCAGGCACTTGCATGGCCCAGCCTGCCCTCGCCAGTCATGAGCAAGACAATTGGAGCCAACTGGAACTACTATGGCCTCCACACCGGCGACAGTTTGTATGCCAATCTGCAGGCATATCTGTTCGAGGCTCACTGGCGGATAGCCCAGTGCCAGCGGGATTGCCTCAAGTGGGCGAACAGCTATCGCTATCAGAAATGGCCCCGCCACGGACAAGCACGTGTCCATGCGCACGCCTTGGAGCTGGCCAGACAGTTCTTCAGCGAGTTTGGAGGTGGCCCACCCGCCATAGCCAGTGAATCGGCGGGAGAGAAACAGCTAGATAGTCTGCAGTCGATTGGCGAGTCCAGTGGCTATGAATCATTCAAGTGGCGGCCTGCCGACGAAGAGAGCGATGCCACTGACCTCACtgtgacaacaacaacggccaGTGAGGCGGATCTCGAGCACAAtagcagcagcgtcagcagTGGAAtgggtggtggaggaggagcggcGGCAGGCAGACGAGGGGAAGTTTGGCGCATCTCGCACACCAATCGCAACGAGCTGCTGCTTACAGATTTGGATTTCTCAGAGGATTTGTTTGCGCAGGGCACCGTAAGCTTAG GTCCCTTTCTCAATGCCATCTGGGGAAAACTGCAAACCTTTACGAGCAACTCTTTGTATGTGAATTTACACCTGACTGGGCTGATCACTCGCCTGGCCTGGTATCCACTTCCGCTGATCCACTCGCTGCTGCTACGCTCTGACATAGCCATCACCTCGGACACGCCCTCCTTCCATCAGGTGTTGCGCATTTTAAAGCAACAAATCGATGCCGAACTGCCAGTGACCGAGGATTCTTTGGAGATAATCGATGTGGCACGCTCGTCGCTGATTGATCGCGAATTTCGTCTGGTGAATGCCCGCAAGGGTAACGAGAACTCTCCcctgcatcatcatcagcagccgCAAACGACGctctcccagcagcagcagcagcagcaaggacaGCAGCGTTCCGCCTATGCGACCCTGTCGGCTGCCACGCCTGTGCAGGCCACACAAACCAGCGCCTACGATCCGTTCAAGCGGAGTGATAACAAACGGAAGAGCATCAGCAAATCGATCAGCAGCATGTTTAGCAGAAGATCCACACCTAATCCCCCCTCCTCTGCCG CTTCATCTGGCTTATCACAAATTTACGCATTCTTCACCG GAGCTGCCTCAACGCTGGTggggaacaacaacaacaactctgGTTCTGGTGGGCAATCGCAGCCATTCTctagcactggcactggcacctgTGAGACCAGCCTGAGCACCAACCCGCAgtcgggagcagcagcagcacgatcAACAGGCACAGCGACGACAGCTAAtggaaacagcagcaacagcaacatcagcatTGGGGGATCAACGCAAACTCTCTCCGGCCACTCGAACACCACAACGTACTCGTCGAGCACATTGCACGGACTCGATGGTGGCCCACAGACAGGCAGCTTCAACTCAGAGCCAGCTTCTCTTGATTCGGTAGCCTCCATGGGTATTATCGCCAGCACTAGCGGCACGGAGCGCACCAGAGACGTGGCTCTGTGCGCTGTCCTCCTGGATGAGTGGCTCAAAGAGCTGGCGGCTATTGCGCAGGAGCAGAGCGTTGTGCTGGTCACCGATCAACTGCTTTGA
- the LOC6902872 gene encoding UPF0518 protein GA25918 isoform X3, producing MSWLRSSPLRQSGNGGGGGVSTGHSSTGSLRQRPIDAATDCDPRACYDSFCKHWQQAYDIIQHYAPPTHDDVLGVVSHLDYMVTLLLVELHHCNKVSLPSTDASAAPAAPCLEYLLSENLLDKLYEWACTTGRYANAVRLEQLKLYELLVSHSRHQLLCHEPFLRPLLKILASSQGEIFPPDLEKRLVILLNQLCVVLMQNVHLLDLFFFSAQTQVQEQIQNGNVPPPKSGTTTNFIIFSLLIPYVHREGSLGHQARDALLLCMALSQKNSNIGTYIAQYSSICPLLVTGLGGLYSRLPNSIEISSIDWHRITPDDVTEIPELTLFMNALEFCNAVVQVAHEMIKQQLLDFMYQGFIVPVLGPAVLQTLKGKHFQTNIDSQISAMSYLDLILRSITEPGLLRAFVKFLLDTEKFDGERILDSLVERLNSPDANLCMVTMALFDTLLGLHCEDLMLELLLKFMLPGKHVPISHRHKINKIDPYLNSSDFFLELSPDVLKRARDLARPKSVHEQQPPSAATGEQPIQALAWPSLPSPVMSKTIGANWNYYGLHTGDSLYANLQAYLFEAHWRIAQCQRDCLKWANSYRYQKWPRHGQARVHAHALELARQFFSEFGGGPPAIASESAGEKQLDSLQSIGESSGYESFKWRPADEESDATDLTVTTTTASEADLEHNSSSVSSGMGGGGGAAAGRRGEVWRISHTNRNELLLTDLDFSEDLFAQGTVSLGPFLNAIWGKLQTFTSNSLYVNLHLTGLITRLAWYPLPLIHSLLLRSDIAITSDTPSFHQVLRILKQQIDAELPVTEDSLEIIDVARSSLIDREFRLVNARKGNENSPLHHHQQPQTTLSQQQQQQQGQQRSAYATLSAATPVQATQTSAYDPFKRSDNKRKSISKSISSMFSRRSTPNPPSSAGAASTLVGNNNNNSGSGGQSQPFSSTGTGTCETSLSTNPQSGAAAARSTGTATTANGNSSNSNISIGGSTQTLSGHSNTTTYSSSTLHGLDGGPQTGSFNSEPASLDSVASMGIIASTSGTERTRDVALCAVLLDEWLKELAAIAQEQSVVLVTDQLL from the exons ATGAGCTGGCTGCGGTCTAGTCCGCTGCGTCAGAGCGGCAacgggggcggtggcggggtCTCAACAGGACACTCTTCCACGGGCAGCCTCCGCCAGAGACCCATTGATGCAGCCACCGACTGCGATCCGCGCGCCTGCTACGACAGTTTCTGCAAGCATTGGCAGCAGGCCTACGACATCATCCAGCACTATGCCCCGCCCACCCATGACGATGTATTGGGGGTGGTCTCGCATCTCGACTATATGGtcacgctgctgctggtggagctgCATCATTGCAACAAAGTGTCTTTACCCTCGACGGATGCAAGTGCTGCGCCGGCAGCTCCCTGCCTGGAGTACCTGCTCAGTGAGAATCTGTTGGATAAGCTGTACGAATGGGCCTGTACAACGGGCCGCTATGCAAATGCGGTGAGGCTGGAGCAGCTGAAGCTGTACGAGCTGCTCGTTAGCCACTCACGGCATCAACTGCTCTGCCATGAGCCCTTCCTGAGACCACTGCTCAAGATACTGGCCTCCAGTCAGGGTGAGATCTTCCCGCCCGATCTGGAGAAGCGACTGGTCATCTTGTTGAACCAGCTGTGCGTCGTACTCATGCAGAATGTCCATCTGCTGGATCTGTTCTTCTTTTCCGCACAGACGCAAGTCCAGGAACAGATACAAAATGGCAACGTGCCGCCCCCCAAAAGTGGAACTACCACCAA tttcataattttttcgcTGCTCATCCCGTATGTGCATCGGGAGGGAAGTCTCGGCCATCAGGCACGCGATGCTCTGCTCCTTTGCATGGCCCTCTCGCAGAAGAACTCCAACATTGGCACCTACATAGCACAATACTCATCCATCTGTCCGCTGCTGGTGACCGGACTGGGTGGACTCTACTCGCGGCTGCCCAACAGTATTGAGATCAGTTCAATCGACTGGCATCGTATCACGCCGGATGATGTGACGGAGATACCAGAGCTCACATTGTTCATGAATGCCCTTGAGTTTTGCAATGCTGTGGTGCAGGTGGCCCACGAGATGATCAAGCAACAGCTGCTGGACTTTATGTACCAGGGATTCATTGTGCCCGTGCTGGGGCCAGCCGTTCTACAG ACACTGAAGGGCAAACATTTTCAGACGAACATCGACTCACAAATCTCGGCCATGTCGTATCTGGATCTAATACTGCGCTCCATTACGGAGCCCGGTCTGCTGCGAGCCTTTGTCAAATTTCTCCTGGACACGGAGAAGTTCGATGGCGAACGGATACTGGACTCGTTGGTCGAGCGTCTCAACTCCCCAGATGCCAATCTCTGTATGGTGACGATGGCCCTGTTCGACACCCTGCTGGGCCTCCACTGCGAGGATCTGATGCTGGAACTGTTGCTCAAATTCATGCTGCCGGGGAAGCATGTGCCCATCTCGCACCGTCACAAGATCAACAAGATCGATCCGTATCTGAACAGCAGCGATTTTTTTCTGGAACTCTCACCGGATGTCCTGAAGCGTGCTCGTGACCTGGCCAGGCCGAAGAGCGTCcacgagcagcagccaccgtCTGCAGCAACTGGAGAGCAGCCAATTCAGGCACTTGCATGGCCCAGCCTGCCCTCGCCAGTCATGAGCAAGACAATTGGAGCCAACTGGAACTACTATGGCCTCCACACCGGCGACAGTTTGTATGCCAATCTGCAGGCATATCTGTTCGAGGCTCACTGGCGGATAGCCCAGTGCCAGCGGGATTGCCTCAAGTGGGCGAACAGCTATCGCTATCAGAAATGGCCCCGCCACGGACAAGCACGTGTCCATGCGCACGCCTTGGAGCTGGCCAGACAGTTCTTCAGCGAGTTTGGAGGTGGCCCACCCGCCATAGCCAGTGAATCGGCGGGAGAGAAACAGCTAGATAGTCTGCAGTCGATTGGCGAGTCCAGTGGCTATGAATCATTCAAGTGGCGGCCTGCCGACGAAGAGAGCGATGCCACTGACCTCACtgtgacaacaacaacggccaGTGAGGCGGATCTCGAGCACAAtagcagcagcgtcagcagTGGAAtgggtggtggaggaggagcggcGGCAGGCAGACGAGGGGAAGTTTGGCGCATCTCGCACACCAATCGCAACGAGCTGCTGCTTACAGATTTGGATTTCTCAGAGGATTTGTTTGCGCAGGGCACCGTAAGCTTAG GTCCCTTTCTCAATGCCATCTGGGGAAAACTGCAAACCTTTACGAGCAACTCTTTGTATGTGAATTTACACCTGACTGGGCTGATCACTCGCCTGGCCTGGTATCCACTTCCGCTGATCCACTCGCTGCTGCTACGCTCTGACATAGCCATCACCTCGGACACGCCCTCCTTCCATCAGGTGTTGCGCATTTTAAAGCAACAAATCGATGCCGAACTGCCAGTGACCGAGGATTCTTTGGAGATAATCGATGTGGCACGCTCGTCGCTGATTGATCGCGAATTTCGTCTGGTGAATGCCCGCAAGGGTAACGAGAACTCTCCcctgcatcatcatcagcagccgCAAACGACGctctcccagcagcagcagcagcagcaaggacaGCAGCGTTCCGCCTATGCGACCCTGTCGGCTGCCACGCCTGTGCAGGCCACACAAACCAGCGCCTACGATCCGTTCAAGCGGAGTGATAACAAACGGAAGAGCATCAGCAAATCGATCAGCAGCATGTTTAGCAGAAGATCCACACCTAATCCCCCCTCCTCTGCCG GAGCTGCCTCAACGCTGGTggggaacaacaacaacaactctgGTTCTGGTGGGCAATCGCAGCCATTCTctagcactggcactggcacctgTGAGACCAGCCTGAGCACCAACCCGCAgtcgggagcagcagcagcacgatcAACAGGCACAGCGACGACAGCTAAtggaaacagcagcaacagcaacatcagcatTGGGGGATCAACGCAAACTCTCTCCGGCCACTCGAACACCACAACGTACTCGTCGAGCACATTGCACGGACTCGATGGTGGCCCACAGACAGGCAGCTTCAACTCAGAGCCAGCTTCTCTTGATTCGGTAGCCTCCATGGGTATTATCGCCAGCACTAGCGGCACGGAGCGCACCAGAGACGTGGCTCTGTGCGCTGTCCTCCTGGATGAGTGGCTCAAAGAGCTGGCGGCTATTGCGCAGGAGCAGAGCGTTGTGCTGGTCACCGATCAACTGCTTTGA